The Flavobacterium jumunjinense genome includes a region encoding these proteins:
- a CDS encoding AtpZ/AtpI family protein: protein MNNKPNKWLSLITIPFQMGFIIFIANRLGCCIDEKYQTDVYGKIITLLGVFIAMYQVIQQVNFINRNDK from the coding sequence ATGAATAACAAACCTAATAAATGGTTATCGCTTATAACAATCCCATTTCAAATGGGATTTATTATATTCATAGCTAATAGATTAGGTTGTTGTATTGACGAGAAGTATCAAACAGATGTATATGGTAAAATAATTACATTATTAGGTGTTTTTATAGCAATGTATCAAGTGATTCAGCAGGTTAATTTTATAAACAGAAACGATAAATAA
- the atpB gene encoding F0F1 ATP synthase subunit A: MVISRKPLSLIVAIAFSILPFISTANTTLDSTSVAVEHVQEVHVEDHSSHEGLSQKEKVEAHIAHHLQDSYDFVFFSDEAEGKHYGFSLPVILIDNGLKVFSSSKFHHGETLAEVDGQHYKLFHNKIYKTGAEGVLDLDEHHHPTNVMPLNFSITKNVFSLLITSIIIFFLFFGLAKTYKTSHNNLPKGFNRVLEPLVIYVRDEIARPNIGEAKYKKFMPYLLTVFFLIWLLNLIGLTPLGINVTGNIAVTMCLAIFTFIITQFSANKDYWGHIFWMPGVPVPMKIILAPIEVLGMFTKPFSLMIRLFANITAGHTVVMGLIAIIFVLKEQLTTVGATTVSLALTLFISVIEILVAFLQAYIFTMLSSLFIGMAVQEHHHDHEEHHDGLDHSDNAIV, translated from the coding sequence ATGGTGATTTCAAGAAAACCACTTAGTTTAATTGTAGCTATCGCATTTTCGATACTGCCATTCATTAGTACAGCTAACACGACATTGGATAGCACATCAGTTGCTGTCGAACACGTACAAGAAGTTCATGTAGAAGACCATTCTAGCCATGAAGGTTTGTCGCAAAAAGAAAAAGTTGAGGCTCATATTGCGCATCACTTGCAAGATTCTTATGATTTTGTATTCTTTTCAGACGAAGCAGAAGGTAAGCATTATGGCTTTTCATTACCAGTTATTTTAATTGATAATGGATTGAAAGTGTTTTCTTCTTCAAAGTTCCACCATGGTGAAACCCTTGCAGAAGTAGACGGGCAACATTATAAGTTGTTTCATAATAAGATTTATAAAACAGGAGCAGAAGGTGTATTGGATTTAGATGAGCATCATCATCCAACAAATGTAATGCCTTTAAATTTTTCTATAACGAAGAATGTTTTTTCTTTGTTAATAACATCAATTATAATCTTCTTTTTGTTTTTTGGTTTAGCAAAAACATATAAGACAAGTCATAACAATTTACCAAAAGGGTTTAATAGAGTTTTAGAGCCATTGGTAATTTATGTTAGAGACGAAATTGCAAGACCAAATATTGGTGAGGCAAAGTATAAAAAATTTATGCCGTATTTATTAACTGTATTTTTCCTTATATGGTTATTAAACTTAATTGGTTTAACACCTTTAGGGATTAATGTTACAGGGAATATTGCAGTAACTATGTGTTTGGCTATATTTACGTTCATTATTACTCAGTTTAGTGCAAACAAAGATTATTGGGGACATATTTTCTGGATGCCTGGAGTGCCTGTTCCAATGAAAATAATTTTGGCTCCAATTGAAGTTTTAGGAATGTTTACAAAGCCATTCTCTTTAATGATACGTTTGTTTGCAAATATAACTGCAGGACACACAGTAGTAATGGGATTAATTGCAATTATATTTGTATTGAAAGAGCAATTAACAACTGTAGGAGCTACAACAGTTTCTTTGGCATTAACCTTGTTTATTTCTGTAATTGAAATTTTAGTTGCATTTTTGCAAGCCTATATATTTACAATGTTATCGTCTTTATTTATTGGTATGGCGGTACAAGAGCATCATCATGATCATGAAGAACACCATGACGGTTTAGATCATTCAGATAATGCAATAGTTTAA
- a CDS encoding ATP synthase F0 subunit C yields MTIPNLVGAGLIVIGAGLGLGKIGGSAMDAIARQPEAAGKIQTAMIIIGALLEGLAFGALILGA; encoded by the coding sequence ATGACAATTCCAAATTTAGTAGGTGCAGGTTTAATCGTAATCGGAGCTGGTTTAGGTTTAGGTAAAATTGGTGGTTCTGCAATGGACGCTATTGCTCGCCAACCAGAAGCTGCTGGTAAAATTCAAACTGCAATGATTATTATTGGTGCATTATTAGAAGGTTTAGCATTCGGTGCTTTAATCTTAGGAGCATAA
- a CDS encoding F0F1 ATP synthase subunit B, translated as MDKLINDFSYGLFFWQAIILVILIILLAKFAWKPIIASLAAREDGISNALMAAENAKKDLANLKADNEKLLVEARAERDAMLKEAREMKDAMIVEAKNEATEQGNKMIAQAKAAIENEKNLAMAELKNQVSSLSLEIAEKILKDELSNKEAQTKLVEKMLGDAKLN; from the coding sequence ATGGATAAATTAATTAATGATTTTTCATACGGTTTGTTTTTTTGGCAAGCTATTATACTTGTAATTTTAATTATATTATTAGCTAAATTTGCTTGGAAGCCAATTATAGCTTCATTAGCAGCACGTGAAGACGGTATTTCTAATGCTTTAATGGCAGCAGAAAATGCGAAGAAAGACTTAGCTAATTTAAAAGCTGATAATGAAAAATTACTAGTTGAAGCTAGAGCGGAAAGAGATGCTATGCTTAAAGAAGCTCGTGAAATGAAAGATGCTATGATTGTAGAAGCTAAAAACGAAGCTACAGAGCAAGGAAACAAAATGATTGCTCAAGCAAAAGCAGCAATCGAAAACGAGAAAAATTTGGCTATGGCAGAATTGAAAAATCAGGTTTCTTCACTTTCATTAGAAATTGCAGAAAAAATATTAAAAGATGAACTTTCTAACAAAGAAGCTCAAACTAAATTAGTTGAGAAAATGTTAGGAGATGCTAAATTAAATTAA
- the atpH gene encoding ATP synthase F1 subunit delta: protein MAGTRAAIRYAKAILDMAKANNNEANVNVDMNSILTAVKDSDELKDFLKSPVISGTSKFSALSEIFATAQNETKGLFRLLLENKRFGILLAIVSEYNKLSDEDNGLETVAVTTAVPLTSDLESKVLAKIKEFSKNKITINNIVDPSIIGGFIIRMGDKQYNASVANRLQQLKREFSN from the coding sequence ATGGCAGGAACTAGAGCAGCTATACGATATGCAAAAGCTATTCTGGATATGGCTAAAGCAAATAATAATGAAGCAAATGTAAATGTCGATATGAATTCGATACTTACTGCTGTTAAAGATAGTGACGAATTAAAAGATTTTTTAAAGAGTCCGGTAATATCAGGAACATCTAAATTTTCTGCTTTATCAGAAATTTTTGCTACAGCACAAAATGAAACTAAAGGATTGTTTCGATTACTTTTGGAAAATAAAAGATTTGGAATACTTTTAGCTATTGTTTCAGAATATAATAAATTATCTGATGAGGATAATGGTTTGGAAACAGTTGCTGTTACAACAGCAGTTCCTTTAACTTCAGATTTAGAATCGAAAGTATTGGCGAAAATTAAAGAATTTTCAAAAAATAAAATCACTATAAACAATATAGTAGATCCATCAATAATTGGAGGATTTATTATTAGAATGGGTGATAAACAATATAATGCATCTGTAGCTAACAGATTGCAACAATTAAAAAGAGAGTTTAGTAATTAA